A window of Phycisphaerae bacterium contains these coding sequences:
- a CDS encoding helix-turn-helix transcriptional regulator: protein MAKRHFLHRKPDAGAKRNTIGQPTVSRLLEALKVQVIDRFVHMSMTEVQAVALAVSEPNDEDPAPNPSHPACREFASSDYCRESWQLHLAKLKRRSETHWGTCHHERLCAMIPIICESRCLAVIKLAGPASLDRSEFERIVEIMELLVRDFSVSHSAFLRCVPGGIITGEALETPAGPDRGGEVAPLPSHPQVVRALDYIAAHLSDPRLSVAGVALELDLYPTYLSELFVEHMGQRMSRFIARRRVELAKRLLATTDWQVKRIALETGYANPNWFCHVFAVHTGLTPGQYRSTAHAQDSGPSGR from the coding sequence ATGGCCAAACGCCATTTTCTGCACCGGAAGCCCGACGCAGGGGCCAAGCGTAACACGATCGGCCAGCCAACCGTCTCAAGGCTGTTGGAGGCGCTTAAAGTCCAGGTCATCGACCGTTTTGTTCACATGAGTATGACTGAGGTGCAAGCCGTTGCCCTCGCCGTTTCCGAACCCAACGACGAAGATCCCGCTCCGAACCCTTCCCACCCGGCCTGTCGGGAGTTCGCCTCAAGCGATTACTGCCGGGAGTCCTGGCAACTGCATCTGGCCAAACTCAAACGCCGGTCCGAAACGCATTGGGGCACATGTCACCACGAGCGGCTCTGCGCGATGATCCCAATCATCTGCGAGAGCCGATGCCTGGCGGTGATCAAGCTCGCCGGCCCGGCCTCGCTCGACAGATCGGAATTCGAGCGAATCGTGGAGATCATGGAACTGCTGGTCCGGGACTTCTCCGTGTCACATTCTGCTTTTCTTAGGTGTGTGCCGGGCGGCATCATCACCGGAGAGGCTCTGGAAACGCCGGCTGGACCTGACCGCGGCGGTGAAGTTGCGCCCTTGCCGTCCCATCCACAGGTTGTTCGTGCCCTGGATTACATCGCGGCGCATCTATCCGACCCTCGCCTGTCTGTTGCCGGGGTTGCTTTGGAGCTGGACCTGTATCCGACCTATCTCAGTGAGTTGTTCGTTGAGCATATGGGGCAGCGCATGAGCCGTTTCATCGCCCGCCGGCGCGTCGAGTTGGCCAAGCGACTCCTGGCCACCACCGACTGGCAGGTCAAACGCATCGCACTCGAAACCGGTTACGCCAACCCCAACTGGTTCTGCCACGTCTTTGCCGTGCACACCGGCCTTACCCCCGGCCAGTACCGCTCAACGGCACATGCTCAGGACTCAGGCCCATCGGGTCGTTAA
- a CDS encoding prepilin-type N-terminal cleavage/methylation domain-containing protein, with protein MAEGPIAHACDLCQNDVLGRQYCSGPVEAARQPGLFSAERSVSIRQMRQGGTMGRIRSVAYPTGFTLIEILVVVAIIALLVSILLPSYANARHLAHSTTCAASIRQLGVGMHTYLQQYGTFPAHQVVLGSLRIRWWQAMALELKGYTVSSCPAVPEWELGRNNAYGYNYKYLGSGRENLVGPTAPYERHPVKSLRAPSRTIAFGDSDGTGWRTQHRNIGNGNDVDMLGNHGYILDPTYIPQFSLQTKDESYAWMKYRTYISTRHLGKSNLVFADGHAERLGPKQVYRNNRYWNGLGGEDPIRDAHVEYRFLDGEWRFPDL; from the coding sequence ATGGCTGAAGGCCCCATCGCCCATGCCTGCGATTTGTGTCAGAATGACGTGCTGGGGCGCCAATACTGTAGTGGACCTGTCGAAGCGGCGCGGCAGCCGGGCTTGTTTTCGGCCGAGAGGTCCGTGAGCATCCGCCAGATGCGCCAGGGAGGAACCATGGGTCGGATCCGCAGCGTAGCTTACCCAACGGGCTTTACGCTCATCGAGATCCTGGTCGTCGTCGCCATTATCGCCTTGCTGGTGTCGATTCTGCTGCCGTCCTATGCCAATGCCCGCCACCTGGCCCATTCGACCACCTGTGCGGCGAGCATCCGGCAACTCGGCGTCGGGATGCACACCTACCTGCAGCAGTACGGCACCTTCCCCGCCCACCAGGTCGTACTCGGCAGCCTGCGTATTCGCTGGTGGCAGGCCATGGCCCTTGAACTGAAGGGTTACACGGTCTCCTCCTGCCCGGCTGTGCCGGAGTGGGAACTCGGGCGAAACAACGCCTACGGCTACAACTACAAGTACCTCGGCAGCGGCCGCGAGAACCTGGTCGGGCCCACGGCACCGTACGAGCGCCACCCGGTCAAGTCCCTGCGTGCCCCGTCCCGCACGATCGCCTTTGGCGACAGCGACGGCACCGGTTGGAGGACGCAGCATCGCAACATCGGCAACGGCAACGACGTGGATATGCTCGGGAACCACGGGTATATCCTTGACCCGACCTACATCCCCCAATTCAGCCTGCAAACCAAGGACGAGAGTTACGCCTGGATGAAGTACCGGACCTACATCTCCACGCGGCATCTGGGCAAATCGAACTTGGTGTTTGCCGATGGCCACGCCGAACGGCTGGGGCCCAAGCAGGTCTATCGCAACAATAGGTACTGGAATGGACTGGGCGGTGAAGATCCTATTCGCGACGCTCACGTTGAGTACCGATTTCTCGACGGGGAATGGCGTTTCCCTGACTTGTAG